In Manduca sexta isolate Smith_Timp_Sample1 chromosome 23, JHU_Msex_v1.0, whole genome shotgun sequence, one DNA window encodes the following:
- the LOC115445985 gene encoding adenylate kinase isoenzyme 5: MGICLDTEQNNEELETTGDEQSRSASAWQGRATPPGAVFPMQNSSHVKFEPPNVPVIFVLGGPGSGKVTHCDNLMQERRGVVHINMTDLLQQYAIGNDMQDFGTLSSKTVTEVLMLEMKMAPTAKTYLVSGYPRSMRDVAEYSDKIQTITGVILVSWRQRVLERQIEYGARLGHVVLSLARMELANFYKNVMPVADYFDQTNMLIAVNGERNPEEVYKDIRSAVLQILGTTEDHSTMNGLTGVGVGAGGIPGEIVGVEPAPAVDVEREEREEILEEDISPEPLPHPVPIPVAVPVQMEPERVVTPQAQVIRVQGAVTTSSILWVVGGPGSNKATLCQRAVAQRPGWTHFSLGQRLRALADSGGGPASDGALARAAVSGGELASKDLVSKLVRNAITDASRSGHGLVLDGYPRDLEQMDQFQTEFHLSPRMVLLDCSKLQLGRGRRDDSVAAFRRRLEVFRELSLPMLKTLDQEHRLVIVDGDTDSVEVQAEFTRVLLDEMEKADVIARIPNADTTRPKPSPALRKDMSAMQQFAHAMARMGNGHANGAVRNGALPNGHANGTIGNGFIGMHTNKVKPLMNNVSKVPTISQMTHDDVRRLYEQSSGEVTMNTHM, encoded by the exons ATGGGCATCTGTTTAGACACTG AACAAAACAATGAAGAGCTGGAGACTACCGGTGACGAGCAGAGCCGTAGCGCGAGCGCATGGCAGGGTCGCGCAACGCCGCCCGGCGCCGTCTTCCCCATGCAGAACTCCAGTCATGTCAAGTTCGAGCCGCCTAACGTGCCGGTCATATTCGTGCTGG GAGGTCCAGGCAGCGGCAAGGTGACCCACTGTGACAATCTGATGCAGGAGAGGCGAGGGGTCGTCCACATCAACATGACAGACCTCTTGCAGCAGTACGCTATAGGGAATG ACATGCAAGACTTCGGCACGCTATCGAGTAAGACGGTGACAGAAGTTCTGATGCTGGAGATGAAGATGGCACCCACAGCCAAGACGTACCTGGTCTCCGGCTACCCTCGCTCCATGAGAGACGTCGCCGAGTACTCCGATAAG ATCCAGACGATAACCGGTGTGATCCTGGTGAGCTGGCGGCAGCGGGTGCTGGAGCGGCAGATCGAGTACGGCGCGCGGCTCGGGCACGTGGTGCTCAGCCTCGCGCGCATGGAGCTCGCCAACTTCTACAAGAACGTGATGCCCGTCGCGGACTACTTCGACCAGACCAACATGCTGATAGCG GTAAATGGCGAACGGAATCCCGAAGAAGTATACAAGGATATCCGTTCAGCGGTTCTTCAGATTCTAGGCACAACGGAAGATCACTCCACGATGAATGGCCTGACAGGAGTAGGGGTGGGGGCTGGTGGCATCCCTGGTGAGATCGTGGGGGTGGAACCAGCGCCAGCAGTGGACGTGGAGAGGGAAGAGAGAGAAGAGATCTTAGAGGAAGATATATCGCCGGAGCCACTGCCTCATCCTGTGCCGATTCCGGTAGCTGTTCCCGTGCAAATGGAGCCAGAAAGGGTTGTTACACCGCAG GCACAAGTGATCAGGGTTCAAGGAGCGGTCACCACATCCTCAATCCTTTGGGTGGTGGGCGGTCCGGGCAGTAACAAGGCGACTCTGTGCCAAAGAGCGGTGGCGCAGCGGCCCGGTTGGACGCATTTCAG CCTAGGCCAGCGTCTCCGAGCCCTCGCGGACTCTGGAGGCGGTCCGGCATCAGACGGGGCGCTGGCTCGCGCGGCCGTCAGCGGCGGGGAGCTCGCCAGCAAAGACCTGGTCTCCAAGCTGGTGAGGAACGCCATCACCGACGCCTCCAGGAGTGGACATGGACTGGTGCTGGATGGGTACCCGCGGGATTTGGAGCAGATGGACCAGTTTCAGACTGAG TTCCATCTATCCCCGCGCATGGTCCTGCTGGACTGCTCGAAGCTGCAGCTGGGCCGCGGCCGGCGCGACGACTCGGTGGCCGCGTTCAGGAGACGGCTCGAGGTGTTCAGGGAACTCAGTCTGCCGATGCTGAAGACCTTGGACCAGGAGCACCGGCTGGTTATT GTGGACGGCGACACGGACTCGGTGGAGGTGCAGGCGGAGTTCACGcgcgtgctgctcgacgagatGGAGAAGGCCGACGTCATCGCCAGGATCCCCAACGCGGACACCACGCGACCCAAACCCAGCCCCGCGCTGAGGAAAG ACATGTCAGCGATGCAGCAGTTCGCCCACGCGATGGCCCGCATGGGCAACGGGCACGCCAATGGGGCTGTGCGCAACGGCGCCCTGCCCAACGGACACGCCAACGGCACCATCGGCAACGGGTTCATCGGCATGCACACCAACAAG GTGAAGCCGCTAATGAACAACGTATCGAAAGTTCCGACGATCTCGCAAATGACCCACGACGACGTGAGACGCTTGTACGAACAGAGTTCGGGAGAGGTCACTATGAACACTCACATGTGA